In the genome of Sulfurimonas autotrophica DSM 16294, the window GGATGAAAAAGCTTATTTAAATACTTTGGATTTTATTGATGATTTTAGTAAAATAAAATCATCAACTACTAGTAAATTTGCACTTTTAAGTTTGGCAAACCGATGTATAGATGAAGATCATTATATTTGTGTATATACAACTGCAACAACAATAATAGTCTTAGCTGTAGAGCAACAAGAGTTGATCTTTTCTCGTACTATTGTTGTGGAGCCATCCAGTATGGAAACGATGCAGATGGATATAACGGAACATATAACACAAACTATCTCTTATATAAATAATCAGTTTAGAGATATAGAGTTTAAAACTTTGGCATTATCTGGTTCAATTGCACTTGATGATATAATTCCACAGCACATTGTAATGTTTAATAATTTAAATATATCTGTTTTGTATCCAAATACTTTTATTAAAAATATTAATGCTGAAGAGTCTCAGGAATATATACTTTCTTTGGGAACTGCATTAGTGTCTAAATCGAATCAATTTTTACCTAAGTTGATTTTAGGAATACGACAATTTAATATTGCATCAGCACTTGGCCTTGCAGCATCATTAATATTAGTGTTTTGTATGTTTTATTTTACCTTCAATGAATATGAAAAATATAGTAATTTATCAAATCAAAATAAAGTTTTGGAAGCTAAATACTCAAAAGTACTTTCACAAACAAAAATGCTTTCTCAAGAAGAACTTGAAAAGTATGTAAATCATATATCTATGGTGGACAAATATCTTAAAAATACTCCTGTCAATACACTGGCAATCTTGAAACCTCTTATTAAACTAAGTAAACCGTCTAAGTTTGAATATAAAGATGAAAATGGACTTATCTACTTTAAAGTAGATTTTGAAAAAAGCTTTACAGAACTGATAAATTTATATAAATTTGAAAAAGAATTTAATAAGAGATTAAATGATATAAACAGCAGTATGAAAATTAACAAAAATGTTATAATTGATTATAAAAAACTTATATACAAGGTACAGCTTAGCACACTTAGTAAGAAAAATAAACTAAACAGCACAAGGGCAAGAAGACCATGATAAAAATTAGTTTCATTGTCATAAATGTAGTTTTGGCAATATTTTTATATTTTTTAAATACATGGTATGAGCAACAAGATATTAAAATACAAAAGATAAATAAGAAATATGTAAGTGATACCAGAAAATTAAAAGAGATAAAAAAGATTGACAACTGGCTGAATGAAAATGTAAAACATAATCTTATAAAAATACCAAAAAGTACTGAAAATGCAGATATAAACTTGATTCATTTTTTTGATACTCATGCAAAAGAGTATAGTTTTCAAGTTGAAAAATTTATATATAAAGATGAAATGGCACATTTTTTAAATATAAAGTATTCAATATCAAGAGATAACTATAATAATTTATTTAAATTTATGAAACAAGAGTATAAAAATGGCTATTTATTTATAAAGAGTTTTAATATAGAAAAAACAATATTAAATGGCGAATTGATAGTAGTACAACCATATCCGTCAAAAAATAAAAAAATAAAAAAAAGGAGTTTAGAAGATGTACCTCAGTAATAAGCAAATAATTCAACTTTTAACTCCATTTTTATTAGGAATTATTTTATTATTTTTTCAAGATGAAATATTAACTTTCATGCACTCAAAGTTTCCAACGTTTAAAAGTATAAGCAATAAGGATTTTCATAAAAATGTAGATGAATATTTGAGAATTGATCAAGAGATGCACACATATAATGATGTTGTTAAAAACGTTAAAGAGAGAAAAAATTCACTTAAATGGATAACTAGCAATGTGCTTTATCAAAAACAACTTACGCAAAGTGAAAAAAAAGCCAATATAAGTGAGCATAAACAACTTTGGAATTTAGAGGCTGTTTTTCCTAAGTATGATATGGCTATAATAAACTCACAATTTGTTCATAAGGGTTCTATTATTAACAAAGCGAAGATTATACAAATCAAATTTGACAGTGTATTACTTAAAACAAACAAAGGTTTAAAATGGGTTCATTTATTTCACTAGGCTTAATATTATTGTTAATAAGCGGATGTGCAACTACATCAGTAACTCCAGCGGCAAAGAAAAAAGAGAGTATAAAATCTGCAACAAAAGTTATAAAAAGTTTTCAGCAATATAATGATGAGAAACAAAATCTTGCTCCTGCTATGATTTTACCTCCTGTATATGAAGAGGTGTCTGTATTTGATGGACAAAACATTACTTTTAGTGCAGAAAATGCAAATTTATATAAAGTTCTTTATTCTGTATCAAAAATAGCAGGGTTGAATCTTATAATAGACAGGGATGTTGAAAATAATATTCCTGTGACACTCTCTGTTAAAGATGCAAACCTCGAAGATGTCTTAAGTATTATTATGCAGATGAGCGGATGCTATTACAAATTAGAAGGCAATATCTTACATGTAAAAGAGTATATGAGAAAAAGATTCAATATATCATATGTGCATTCAAATTCTTCATTTTCAACAAAATTAGGTGGAGATACTTTAAGTTCTGCAACATCAGGCGGTTCTTCAGGCGGTTCTTCCGGTGGTTCTTCTACACAAGGGATTTCGGGAAAATATTCATTGAAATATGATACACCAAAAGATGCAAATAATTTTTATAAACATTTGGATGATAATATTAAGTTGCTAATAAGTAAAAATGGAAAATACACACTCAATAAATTTAGTGGAGTACTCAGTGTTTATGATAAAAAGCAAAATATTGATGCTATATCTAATCTCATAAAAGATGTAAAAAAACAATTTAATAAACAAGTATTAATTGAGGCAAAAATATTAGAAGTAACATTAAATAAATCTCATCAACTGGGGATAAATTGGGATGTTGTCGGTAAAAGTGTTTTTTCACCGGGCGATACATTAAATATACAACAAAGTCTTGGTTTAACAGGTGCTGTCGCCGGAACTGTTAACTATAGTGCAAATAATTTTAACGCGCTTATAAATGCAATAGATCAAAACGGAAATATAGATACAATTTCAAACCCGCGAATAAAAGTCCTCAATGGACAGTCCGCGATTATATCATCGGGGAAATTGGTTCCATATTGGGAAAAACAGGTTGATACATCACAGGGTACATCAACCAACAATATACTCGTAACCTATAATCGTCGTGATGTTCTTGATGGTGTTACTATGGGAGTAACACCCACCGTAATGGAAAACGGAAGGATTATGTTAAATGTGACACCGATTTCATCCAGTATAGAAAGTGAAAAGGTATATCACGATGATCAAGGAGTTTCTGTCGCAACTGCACCAATTATTAACATAAAAGAGGCAGGTACAATTATATATGCAAAAAACAATGACTTGGTTTTAATTGGCGGTTTGATGAGTACAAGTATTAAAAAAAATAAGCAAGAAGTTCCATTTTTATCTAATTTACCGCTAGTCGGTTCTTTATTCACTCAAGTAAACAATACAAAAGAGAAAAAAGAGTTGGTGATTTTATTGAGATTAAAGGTAATTGAGTGATTCGACTTATACTAGGAGTTGTATTTTTAGTTTCAGTTGCTTTTGCATCAGATGGTATTTCATTTGGACAAAAAAAAAGAGTTTATAGTATACAGCTTTTTTCTACTAAGAATACTCATTCAGAAGAAGAGATTATTAACAAAACGCCTTTAAATTTAAGGGATGAAATTCATTTACATAGAGTAAAAAATCAAATTGTAGCTTGTTATTCTCAGGCATCAAAATATGATGAGATACGATCAAAATTACAAAAAGTAAAGAAAGCCGGCTATAAAAGAGCATACATAATCACTACAACAAGATGGTATATGCCAAACAAGACGAAGCATCAAAGTCCGAAATTATCAAAATATGTCATCTCCAAAATGATTGCTAAAGCAAATAAAGCGTATAAGAATGCAAATGAGTCCAAAGCTATGATGTATTATGAAATGTTACTCTCAGCAGGTGCTAAAAGTGATAAGATAAAAAATAATTTATGTTATTTATATGGAAAGAATGGTGCTTGGGGGCAGGCTAAAGATATTATAGATAAATCAAAATACGCATCTGGATTGATTTATGCCTACGCTAATGGAGCAGTACAAACATCCCAAAAAACTTTTTATACAGATTTGATTGATTATATTATGCTTGACAGAAGCGGACATCTTGCACTTTTAGCAGGCTATTATTTTGAACAAAATGCTAATGGGAAAAAAGCCGGTGAATTTTATAAAATGGCGTATGGAAAAAATAGAAATGATATTTATAATATGTATGCCTATGCAAGATATTTAGATATAATTGGTCAAAAGATGCAAGCCATAAATCTTTATAAAAATGTCTATAACAGGACAGATGAAACCAATGGACTTCATAAAGCTTTAAAATCCAGGTTATATAGATAGAGGAGATTTGTAATGAAAAAATCAGCATTTACACTTGTTGAATTATCAATAGTATTGGTTATTATAGGTTTGCTAGTCGGAGGATCTTTTAAAGTTCTTAAAATTATGCGAGACAGAGCACAAACTTCAAGGGCTCAAGATGATGTGCAGGTTGCAAAAGAAGCTGTAATAGGTAATACTGTTCAAAATAGCAATACACTTCCCTCTGTGACTTTTTTTAATCAAAATCTTTCTCCTATAAAAAACAATCAACATCAGCTTTTTTATGCAGATGATACAAATTTAGAAAATATCGATGTATGCAGTTTCAACACTACAAACTTAAAAGTTGTAACAGCGGCAAGAACTATTGATAATGTTGCTTTTGTTATCGCATCCGAATCATCAAACCACAATATGCAGACAGCAATTAAAGATAATGGAGATGGAACTTTTAGCGTTAAAACTTATGATTATTCTACAAAAGTTGATGATAATACATCCCCTGTAAATATTATTGATTATTATGATGATATTGTAGATTGGGTGACACTTTCCCAATTACAGCAAGAGGCAAAATGCTCAAATAATTTGCTTCGTATTGTGAACTCATCACTTCCAGATACAGATACACTCAATTCTGCTTCTTATCAGGCTAAGATAGTCATAGATGGAAACTATTCAGCACCAACTGCAGATAACTGTACATTTTCACCTACTAATAATTTTTCCTATAATAATTTTTCTATAACGAATTCAGGGGGTGCTACAGCTGGAACTGTGACGGTAGATTGTAGTGTAAGTGCAGATGGGAAAACTGTGAGAAAGAAGTTCGCTATAACAGTTAACCAAGCATCTGGCACAGGTGGCGGTTCTGGTGGCGGTGGTTTTGGCGGTTTTGGCGGTTTTGGCGGTTAATGTCGTGTCTATGAACTATCTTAAATATCTATTATAAATAAAGGACACAAATGGCACAAAATAAACCAATAGGAAAACTTTTAGAAGATGCTGGTTTTATTAATGAAAAACAGATTCAGGTTGCTCTGAATGTTCAAAAATCAAACCCAATGTTTTTTGGAGAGATTCTTCAGGATTTGGATTTTGTAACTTCCAATGAAATTGCAGAAGCTATTGCTATGCAAAACGGACTTGAGTATGTAGATCTCTCAACAATAGTTCCAACTGCAGAAGCTCTAAAACTGGTACCACATGAAATTGCTAAAAATAAAAATATTTTGCCAATTGCTGTAGAAAACAATACTTTAGTAGTTGCTATGCAAGATGTTAATGATATTATGACACTTGATTATTTAAAAAAAGTATCATCAAAACAGGTTAAATTAGTTGTAGCAAATCAAGCTTCGATTGCAAGATATAGCGAAATTTACTATTATCAAATGACTAATCCGATTGAAGCTGAAATAGCAGAACTAGTTAAACAAACTTTGAATAACAAGGAAATAGATGTACCTCATTTGGTTGACTTGATTTTAAATAATGCAATTAAAGACAGAGTTACAGATATTCATATAACACCGGAAAATTCCGCTATACATGTATTTTACCGTATAGACGGTGTTTTGAGACATTATTTTTCACTGCCGAAAAAATTACATTCACAAATTGTAGCACGTATAAAGATTACATGTAATCTAGATATTTCAGAGCAGAGAAAACCGCAAGATGGTTCTTTCAGCTACACTTTTTTAAATGAAGATTTTGATTTAAGGGTGTCGACACTGCCGACAAATTATGGCGAAAATATTGTTATGAGACTTTTGGGAAAAGGGACATCTCTTTTTAGTCTGGCTCATTTGGGGTTAACAGCACAAAACAGTAAAAAAGTTGAGAATTATTTTTCAAAACCTTATGGTATTGTTCTTATTGTAGGACCGACGGGAAGCGGGAAAACAACAACGCTCTATTCGGCACTTCGAAAAGTGAACTCTTTGGAAAAGAATGTAATGACCATTGAAGATCCGATAGAGTATAAATTTACTTTTATAAAACAGACGCAGCTTCATGAAAAGGCAGGCTATACTTTCGATGCGGCTATTCGTGCTTTTATGCGACAAGATCCAGATGTAATGCTTGTTGGTGAAATACGTGATCCGCAAACTGCAGAGTTGGCTGTAAGAGCTTCAATTACAGGGCACTTGGTTCTTTCAACTTTACATACAAATGATGCTATTGGTACGATACCAAGATTGATTGATTTAAAGATTCCGCCATATCTTATTGGATCTGGTTTATTAGGAGTGATTGCACAAAGATTAGTAAGAAAACTTTGCCATTACTGTAAAAAAGAGCTTGATATAAATAAGAAAGAGCTTATAGAAATGGGTGTTCCTGAAACAATTATAAATGAGTATTCCGATTATAAAGTTTATGAAGCTGTAGGCTGTCAACAGTGTAAATATACTGGTTATAACGGACGTGAAGTAGTTGTTGAAATATTAGATGTAGATAAAGAGATAGAGTCTCTCATAACAGAAGAAGCAAGTACATTAGAACTACTTAAAGTTGCAAAACATAAGGGAATGCACACCATGAAAGAAGACGGCTATATCAAAGTTTTACAGGGGATAACTTCTTTTTCAGAGATTGATAGGGTTATTGATTGATGTATTTTTTTGTAAAATTTATTACAAAAGATGGAAAAACAGGTTTTGATTTTATAGAGTCACAAAGCTATACTACACTTTTAAAAAAGCTTCAGCAAGACCAGGCTATACCTGTTGATATCAAAGTACTTCCCGCTTTTATATCCAAAATAATCCCAAAGGGACAGGGCAAAGTGTCACCAGATGAAGTGGTGGAACTTATGGAGAGTTTGCATCTTGTTATAAAATCAGGATTGCCACTGTATGAAGGTTTGCAAGAGTTGGCAAAAGAGAGTGATAATAAACGTTTTAGAGATATGATGCTTTATATTGCAAATGCTATTAACAATGGACAGTCGCTCTCAACTGCTTTTGAAGCATATAAAAATGTAATAGGTACAATAATTTTAAATCTTATTAAAATAGGTGAAGAGACGGGTCAATTAGAAGTAACTCTCAAAAGAGCAGCTGAGTTTTTAAAAAGAACCATTACTTTAAAGAAAAAGGCAAAAGGGGCTCTTATTTATCCGACATTTGCATTTGTAGCAGTATTAGGTGCTATGCTTGTATGGATGATATATGTACTTCCTCAAATGTTGGATCTTTTTAAAAGTATGGATATAAAACTACCCGCATTAACACTTGGTATTATTGCAGTATCAAATTTTTTATCAGCATATTGGATGTATATGATTGCTTCGATTGTAATTTTTATAGTAGGATTTAAAATATTACATAAAAAATATCAAAAAGTAAGACTTTTTACAGATAAAATGATTTTAAAAATACCGGTTGTAAAAGAAATTATATCCGGTTTTAATATTGCCTTTATTTCTGAATATCTTCGTCTAGCACTTGTATCTGGTGTACCAATATTTAATGCATTACAATCATTAACAGATAATTTGAAGAATGAAGTATTTAAACAGGCATTAAGTGTCTCGACAGGGGAAGTAAGTAAAGGTTCTCAAATTTCTTCTGCTTTTTCAAAAACAGGTATTTTCACACCATTTACAGTAAGAATGATAGGGGTCGGAGAGTCTTCAGGAAGTTTGGACTCACAACTGGATTTGATTGCTGAACATTACTATGAGAGAGTGAATTACTATGCTGAAAATATAGGTAAAGTGATAGAGCCTATTGTGTTAATTTTTGTGGGTGGTTTTATGGCTCTTGTTATTGCCGGATTATTGGGGCCTATGTATGATCTGATATCACAAATAAAATAATTTGTGAAAATTTTACAAATTATTAAATTATTTCAAAAACTATACGATATAATGAAAGTAAGAAATTAAATATTGAAGGATTTAGAATGAAAAGAAGTGGTTTTACTCTTATAGAGTTGTCAATTGTACTGATTATTATCGGTTTAATTATAGGCGCAGTGATGAAGGGTAAGGATTTGATTAACAGTGCAGATCAAAAGAAAATATACAATACCTGGGTTAATCAGTGGCAGGTTACATTTAATACATATCAAGACAGAACAGGTGGCGTTTTGGGTGATGGTATTATAAATGGCGGAACCGCTACAGATCCGAATGGACAATGTGATAATGTTAGATTAGATACTACAACGAGTGTGCAAAATAAACTTAAAGCTATTGGGCTAGACATACCGGTAAGTAATATAGCTACATCAAATGGTGGAGCGTATAAAATAAAAGGTAAGTATACCACTTCAACTGCAACAGCTTATTTATATTGGTTATACAGTCATACAGATGGAACATATAAAAACAGACTCTATATTACTGGTATGCCAACAGATGTTGCAATTGCATTTGATACAATGACAGATGGTGCGATAAATCCGAGTGCAGGTTCATTTAGAAGATACGCAGATACATCAACAGGTACTGATGGCACGTCTAATACTTGGCCGGATGCTTCTGTTACTAAAACTGTTAATGTGTCATTAGAATTATAATTTCTCCTCGTTCCCAAGCTTTAGCTTGGGAATTTGATTCCAAACTTTTAATCTTTTTTGCATCCCGTGTTTAATTTAAACAACGGATAAAACGGACAAAACCCGAATACCGCTGTTAAAAGCGGTATTACACCGATGCCTGCTACTATATAATTTTGTGCTAATAAACCATAGGCGATTAAACCTAACCCTAAAACTACTCTGATAATTCTATCAGCTTTTCCTACATTGATACACATAATTGAATCCTTTTTCTTTATTTGTATGGATATTATAAGATAAAAGAATGTATTAGGTCTGTAACATGTGTTACATAAGCGTAATGCTGCCTCGTCCAAGTTTAACCATGCCGTCATTTTCCAGACTTTTAAGTATCTTTGATATCACTTCACGTGTGCTGCCGAGTTCATTGGCAATAGCTTCATGTGTTGTCTTGATCTCTTTTTCATTTTTATTTTGAAGCCAGTCTATAATTCTCTGGTCAAGGTTCTTGAATTTGATGTCATTTATGAGTTTTATCAGATTCCCCATGCGGAGCGTATAAATAGAAAAAAGATATCTTTGATAAACATCAGAATTATGAGCTAGCTCTTTTACACTGTGCATATCAAGTATATAGCCTTCAACGTCACAAAGTGTTACAGCCGAGCCTATAGCTTCGGTCTGGCTCAGTGTTGAAGCGGTATTGACAATGCACTGTTCACCGGGATTAAGGTGATAGAGGGTTATTTCATCTGCATTATCAGATTGAATATAAAGGCGGACTTCGCCGGATGTCAAAAAGAGTATGCCGTCACAAATATCCCCTTGAAAAAAGAGTATGGAATCTTTTGGCACGCTTACAGGTTTTAAATGCATTTGCAAGAAATTTTTTGCCTGCGGTTCGAGTTCTTTATAGAATGGAAAGTTTTCTAAATTCATTATTATTCCTTCTCTTGTGCTGCACATGCTATTATTTTTGGCAGTTTTTGTATATCTTTTTTTATTGTTTCTAACAGACACTCTAAAGTTTTATTTTCATGTAGCGAGTATATTATCCATTTACCACTTTGTTTTGTTTGAACCAGACTCGCTTCACGCATCTGTTTAAGATGGCGTGAAACTAAAGGCTGTGAAAGTTCTAAAGTGTCACATATCTCGCAAACACAGAGTTCTTTTTCTCTGTGCATCAGTGCTACGATTCTCAGACGGTTACTATCTGAGAGTATTTTTGCCAAAGTAACTAATTTTTCCATCTAATCTCTTTTGAAGTTTTATTATATAACAATTACGTTATATGAATTATATCATAAAAGGATTCAATTATGAAAAAGTTACTACTTGTATTTATTTTAGGCTTTGTATCACTGCAGGCAAATTCCGGTGAAGAAGTTTATAAAGCAAAATGTGCATCGTGTCATGCTATGAAAGGAATGATGGATGAAACTCAGATGAAAGAAATGCGTCAAAAAATGCAAAATGCTTCAAAAGAAGAGAAAATGGCAATGCGCCAAAAGATGATGCAAAAAATGCAAAAAAGTGATATGAAAGCGCCGCCGATGCCAATGGTCTCAAAACGTTTAAAGATGATGCTTAAATCTCGTGAAGAGTTCATTACATTTGTTGATGATTATATTCAAAACCCTTCACAAAAGAAAGGATTTTGTATGCCGATGGCATATAAACGTTTTGGAACGATGCCACCGATTGGTAAGAGCTTAAGCAAAGAAGAAAGAACGGCTGTTGCTTCATGGTTGTATGATAATTTTAAAGGCTCTTGGGGTGGCTCAATGGGCGGTAAAATGTGTGAAATGAAAAATAAAAATATGAAGTGCGGTGCAGGAAAATGCGGTGCCGTAAAAATTCAAACACACTAGGTTTATGATGGAATATATTACACTCTTTTTCTCTGCCTTGGTTGATTTAAGCAATGCCATGGCACCTTATATTTTATTCGGGCTTATATTTGCGGGGTTTTTACATGAGCTGGTACCTGACAGTATTGTAAAAAATCATCTGGGTAAAAATTCTATACTTTCCGTTATCAAGGCGACGATATTTGGTATTCCTCTGCCTGTGTGTTCGTGCGGGGTTATTCCTTTGGCGACAAGTATTAAAAAGAGCGGAGCAAGCAATGGTTCAACCCTCTCTTTTTTAATTTCTACGCCGATTACGGGAATTGACTCTATGTTGGCAACATATGGAATGTTTGGCTGGGTTTTTACTATTTACAGGGTTATTACTTCGATGATTATCTCTATTATTGCAGGAATTCTCTCTAATATTTATGCACATGAAGAAAAAGAAGAAACCGTGCAGAAAAAACCTGCATTTAGTATGGCTGCACCGACAAATAATGCATCGGTTATGAATTTTTCGGCTGTTGCAACAACTTCAAATGAAGAAGCCTGCAGTGAGGGCAGCTGTTGCAGCGGTGAGAATTGCAATGATAAAAAAAGCTGTATGGTTAAGAGTGCTTTTTCTTATGCGTTTACAACACTTTTAAAAGATATAGCATCGCCGCTTCTCGTCGGTCTACTTGTCGGTGCTTTAATAACGGTTGCCGTTCCGGATAACTTGAGCGAGATACTCATCAAGTATAACTGGCTCTCTTATATTATAGTGATTGCTATTGCCATACCGATGTATGTATGTGCAACAGCATCCCTGCCGATTGCGGCAGGATTGATGCTTGCAGGTGTAAGTCCTGGAGCTGCATTTGTCTTTTTAAGCGCAGGACCTGCGACAAATACCGTCACAATCGGTGTTGTGAAAAAAATGTTAGGTACAAGAACACTCTATATCTATTTGGGAACTATCATTATCGGTTCTATTGTTTTTGGACTCGGACTTGATTATCTGTTTCGTGATGTCAATGTCAAAGAGCTGGTACATATGGATG includes:
- a CDS encoding type II secretion system protein GspD is translated as MGSFISLGLILLLISGCATTSVTPAAKKKESIKSATKVIKSFQQYNDEKQNLAPAMILPPVYEEVSVFDGQNITFSAENANLYKVLYSVSKIAGLNLIIDRDVENNIPVTLSVKDANLEDVLSIIMQMSGCYYKLEGNILHVKEYMRKRFNISYVHSNSSFSTKLGGDTLSSATSGGSSGGSSGGSSTQGISGKYSLKYDTPKDANNFYKHLDDNIKLLISKNGKYTLNKFSGVLSVYDKKQNIDAISNLIKDVKKQFNKQVLIEAKILEVTLNKSHQLGINWDVVGKSVFSPGDTLNIQQSLGLTGAVAGTVNYSANNFNALINAIDQNGNIDTISNPRIKVLNGQSAIISSGKLVPYWEKQVDTSQGTSTNNILVTYNRRDVLDGVTMGVTPTVMENGRIMLNVTPISSSIESEKVYHDDQGVSVATAPIINIKEAGTIIYAKNNDLVLIGGLMSTSIKKNKQEVPFLSNLPLVGSLFTQVNNTKEKKELVILLRLKVIE
- a CDS encoding type II secretion system protein is translated as MKKSAFTLVELSIVLVIIGLLVGGSFKVLKIMRDRAQTSRAQDDVQVAKEAVIGNTVQNSNTLPSVTFFNQNLSPIKNNQHQLFYADDTNLENIDVCSFNTTNLKVVTAARTIDNVAFVIASESSNHNMQTAIKDNGDGTFSVKTYDYSTKVDDNTSPVNIIDYYDDIVDWVTLSQLQQEAKCSNNLLRIVNSSLPDTDTLNSASYQAKIVIDGNYSAPTADNCTFSPTNNFSYNNFSITNSGGATAGTVTVDCSVSADGKTVRKKFAITVNQASGTGGGSGGGGFGGFGGFGG
- a CDS encoding GspE/PulE family protein, which encodes MAQNKPIGKLLEDAGFINEKQIQVALNVQKSNPMFFGEILQDLDFVTSNEIAEAIAMQNGLEYVDLSTIVPTAEALKLVPHEIAKNKNILPIAVENNTLVVAMQDVNDIMTLDYLKKVSSKQVKLVVANQASIARYSEIYYYQMTNPIEAEIAELVKQTLNNKEIDVPHLVDLILNNAIKDRVTDIHITPENSAIHVFYRIDGVLRHYFSLPKKLHSQIVARIKITCNLDISEQRKPQDGSFSYTFLNEDFDLRVSTLPTNYGENIVMRLLGKGTSLFSLAHLGLTAQNSKKVENYFSKPYGIVLIVGPTGSGKTTTLYSALRKVNSLEKNVMTIEDPIEYKFTFIKQTQLHEKAGYTFDAAIRAFMRQDPDVMLVGEIRDPQTAELAVRASITGHLVLSTLHTNDAIGTIPRLIDLKIPPYLIGSGLLGVIAQRLVRKLCHYCKKELDINKKELIEMGVPETIINEYSDYKVYEAVGCQQCKYTGYNGREVVVEILDVDKEIESLITEEASTLELLKVAKHKGMHTMKEDGYIKVLQGITSFSEIDRVID
- a CDS encoding type II secretion system F family protein, translated to MYFFVKFITKDGKTGFDFIESQSYTTLLKKLQQDQAIPVDIKVLPAFISKIIPKGQGKVSPDEVVELMESLHLVIKSGLPLYEGLQELAKESDNKRFRDMMLYIANAINNGQSLSTAFEAYKNVIGTIILNLIKIGEETGQLEVTLKRAAEFLKRTITLKKKAKGALIYPTFAFVAVLGAMLVWMIYVLPQMLDLFKSMDIKLPALTLGIIAVSNFLSAYWMYMIASIVIFIVGFKILHKKYQKVRLFTDKMILKIPVVKEIISGFNIAFISEYLRLALVSGVPIFNALQSLTDNLKNEVFKQALSVSTGEVSKGSQISSAFSKTGIFTPFTVRMIGVGESSGSLDSQLDLIAEHYYERVNYYAENIGKVIEPIVLIFVGGFMALVIAGLLGPMYDLISQIK
- a CDS encoding prepilin-type N-terminal cleavage/methylation domain-containing protein — encoded protein: MKRSGFTLIELSIVLIIIGLIIGAVMKGKDLINSADQKKIYNTWVNQWQVTFNTYQDRTGGVLGDGIINGGTATDPNGQCDNVRLDTTTSVQNKLKAIGLDIPVSNIATSNGGAYKIKGKYTTSTATAYLYWLYSHTDGTYKNRLYITGMPTDVAIAFDTMTDGAINPSAGSFRRYADTSTGTDGTSNTWPDASVTKTVNVSLEL
- a CDS encoding YgaP family membrane protein codes for the protein MCINVGKADRIIRVVLGLGLIAYGLLAQNYIVAGIGVIPLLTAVFGFCPFYPLFKLNTGCKKD
- a CDS encoding Crp/Fnr family transcriptional regulator; protein product: MNLENFPFYKELEPQAKNFLQMHLKPVSVPKDSILFFQGDICDGILFLTSGEVRLYIQSDNADEITLYHLNPGEQCIVNTASTLSQTEAIGSAVTLCDVEGYILDMHSVKELAHNSDVYQRYLFSIYTLRMGNLIKLINDIKFKNLDQRIIDWLQNKNEKEIKTTHEAIANELGSTREVISKILKSLENDGMVKLGRGSITLM
- a CDS encoding ArsR/SmtB family transcription factor; its protein translation is MEKLVTLAKILSDSNRLRIVALMHREKELCVCEICDTLELSQPLVSRHLKQMREASLVQTKQSGKWIIYSLHENKTLECLLETIKKDIQKLPKIIACAAQEKE
- a CDS encoding c-type cytochrome — protein: MKKLLLVFILGFVSLQANSGEEVYKAKCASCHAMKGMMDETQMKEMRQKMQNASKEEKMAMRQKMMQKMQKSDMKAPPMPMVSKRLKMMLKSREEFITFVDDYIQNPSQKKGFCMPMAYKRFGTMPPIGKSLSKEERTAVASWLYDNFKGSWGGSMGGKMCEMKNKNMKCGAGKCGAVKIQTH
- a CDS encoding SO_0444 family Cu/Zn efflux transporter, whose protein sequence is MEYITLFFSALVDLSNAMAPYILFGLIFAGFLHELVPDSIVKNHLGKNSILSVIKATIFGIPLPVCSCGVIPLATSIKKSGASNGSTLSFLISTPITGIDSMLATYGMFGWVFTIYRVITSMIISIIAGILSNIYAHEEKEETVQKKPAFSMAAPTNNASVMNFSAVATTSNEEACSEGSCCSGENCNDKKSCMVKSAFSYAFTTLLKDIASPLLVGLLVGALITVAVPDNLSEILIKYNWLSYIIVIAIAIPMYVCATASLPIAAGLMLAGVSPGAAFVFLSAGPATNTVTIGVVKKMLGTRTLYIYLGTIIIGSIVFGLGLDYLFRDVNVKELVHMDEHAGLIAWASTFILWGFVLYYVVKPYFFKDKECSDGSCCTA